The DNA region AATTCTTTTATCAAACTGTAAGTCTTCGATGTATTTCTCCTTATCAAGATGAGCAACCTTGATGTCAAGTTTATATTCAAGTGATGTTTCTTCATCATCATAATATGATTCATCAGTAAGGGTGTCATCGTTGGCAGATAAGAGTGCGATGTAACGATCTATTCTTGCGTTCTGTTTACTAAGCGTCTGCTCAAATGAATAAACTGAGCTTTCAAGGCGCTTGAACAGATTAAACATCTGCAATATTTTAGTTGTATTATCACGCATTTCCTGGTTAAAAATCATTTTTCCTTTATGGAATGTTGCGTATTTTTCAAGATACATCTGACGATATTCTTTCTTTATGTATCGTACAGGAGTGTAAGCTGCAAGCAGTAATTCTTCAAGAACCATTAAGGTATCTCGGAAAATAAGCAGCTCATGCTTAGAATCTATATCAGGATTATGTGTATCAACAGGCAGTTTTAATGGGAATGATCCTATGTCACTGCTATTGTAGTAATTAGTTATATGCTTACGGCTACGGCTTATAGTAAGTAATTCCAACAGATCAAAGAAATCCTTCGGAAGTGCATCATAGAGTTGGCTCTTAGCATTTCTTCCGTTCTTCTCCCAGTTGTTAAATACAATAGAAGCTCTGCGTAAAGTCTGCCCTATGCTTTCAATACCTTCCTTTTCATAAGCATCATCACGGTCTGCAGTAATAAGACTGATTTGATTTTTCAGGTCAGAGAGATTGTTATTAACAGGGGTTGCTGATAACAAGAGCACTTTAGTCCGGTTTTTCTTTTTAACTACTGTTTCAAGCAATCTCTGATAACGTGTTTCACTTTCTTCCTTTTCTACTCGGTTACGGAAATTATGTGATTCGTCAATAACAATTAGATCAAAACGACTCCAGTCAAAACGTTCAAGGTCTATTCCACTTCTTGATGTTCCGCTATATCTCGAAAGATCGGTATGACAAAGAACCTTATACCTGATATTGTCATCAGATAAAGGGTTATCGCTATAATCATTATCTCTGTACGAATCCCAGTTATTATATAACTTTGCAGGAGTAAGCACAAGAATATTATCCTGCCTGTCAGAGAAATACTTAATTACGGCAAGAGCCTCAAATGTTTTTCCTAAACCAACACTATCAGCAATAATACAGCCATTATACTTATTTATCTTCTGAATAGCATACAAAACAGCCTCTTTTTGGAAATCAAAGAGCATATTCCAGATAATACTCTCCTTAAATCCGGCGTTATCTCTTTCAAATCGCTGTACGCCTTCATCTATTTTATTACCGAACAGTTCATTAAGCGTAAAGTAATAAGCAAATTCAGGTGAATGCTCCTTATACACAAAAGAAAGGCTTTTTAGTAATTCATCTTTGAAATCCGATGTGAGCTGATCGGAAAGCCATATTCTTTCAAATTCATTTCTAAAATTAGTTATCTGCGACTGATCCATACTACTATCTATCGTCGTGTTGAAGTTGACACTTCTTTCAGAGTGTTCTTCACTCAGTTCAAGAGAAGTAGTACCAGTGATCATAAAATCCTCGTCAACAATAAGTACATTGATACCTATCTTTGCACGGGGATTAAGTTTTCTTATTTCAACATGATTCTTGATAAAATCATGCATAGCTTTAGCCTTAGCAAAATGAGTCAGTTCGTTTTTCTCAATTATATCATATTCGTTGTAGAGTGTATCATTGGGATTCATCTCAAACTCACGAGATACCTCATCTTTAGGAAGATGAGGATTATCACGAATAATAAGATAAATCCTGCGAACATTTCTCAGGCTCTTTTCGAGCACAGAAAATACAGATAATGTGAGTTTATCGTTGATAATATAAACATCAGCATTACTTTTATTTGAAAGAACCTGATTCAGTTTATCAATATACTCGCTAGACGATCTCATATATTTCACCTTACTTTATGAAGTATACTATAGATTTTATTATACCACAAAAAGGAAGAAATAGCAAGATAATATGAAGATGTTTTTGGGCAAAATAACCGATTTGTAACTCTTGACAGTTTTGCCTATAAATATGATATATTAAGTTTATCTTTATTCGCATAAGGTGATATAAGGCAAGAATAACATAACATCAGACGCTCAAAATTTGTTCTGAACAGATAAACCGAAAAACAACCTTTTCAGATAGCATATTTGACGAATATACGAAAATATGGTATAATCATAAAAAGAACTTTGACTGTAGACAAAATTAAAAAAAGAGGACTTCTGCGTTGCAAAAGTCCTCTTGTCATATAATATTATTTTCTTAATACAATTCCCAGCTTCAAGTTTGGATATTTAATTATTATAGTAATATTATAGTAAGTATAAGTGAAGGACTAATCAATATAACTGCGAGAGGAGGAAATTTCATGAAGAATAAACTGTTGATCGCAGCTATGATGTTCGTAATAACATTAACATCGTGTGTTTCCTATAATACTAGAAACAAAGCTTCTGATACAGATAAACCTACTTCCTCGGCTCAGACAGAAATTATAACGTCTGAAGCAGATAAAGAAACACGTTCTGCAACTACTACTACTGCTGCCACTACATCTATAACTGAAACAACAATGGTTTCAGAGACCACAACATCAGCAACAACTAGCGTAGAACCTGAAAAGCAATCTACGCAGTTTTCCATAAATGATATTCCTTCTTTCAGTAATGCACCTTACTGTGAGGTAAACGACAATAAGCCGTTTTTTAATAACGATGAGATCACAACACAGTCCTATGAATACTATCCTGAACTTGATAATCTAGGTCGTTGTGGCACGTGTATCGCTTGCATTTCCATTGATATGATGCCGACAACTGAGCGTGAGGGCATTGGAATGATTAAGCCTTCAGGCTGGCAACTAAGCAAGTATGACTTTGTTGACGGCAAATACCTGTTTAACATATGTTAAGAACAGTATATGTTCAAATTATTCAAGTACAAGGAAGATATAATCATGAAGAGAACGATACTTTATTGTAAGTTATGGTATTGATGTTATCCATTCTCATAGGATTTAGCTCTTTAGAATCTGTCTTTGAGAAGGGTTAATACGTTCTTTGCGATCGGGTTGGCAGACAACACGCCTAATACATTGTATCATATCTGAACTCTTCGGGTAACTCTCTCCGTTCTGAATAGTAACAATAAACCTGTAGCAGTATCTACCGGAATTAATTATGAATATGATAAACTAATATTTGCATATCCAATTATAGCAGATATCGGTGGGTATGTATGCTATAATAAAACAGAGCCAGTTAGCCCCCAAGGCACGGTGGGGTAAGTGCTGAGGATTTGACGGTATCTAATATACTCCAATGAA from Ruminococcus albus AD2013 includes:
- a CDS encoding helicase-related protein; amino-acid sequence: MRSSSEYIDKLNQVLSNKSNADVYIINDKLTLSVFSVLEKSLRNVRRIYLIIRDNPHLPKDEVSREFEMNPNDTLYNEYDIIEKNELTHFAKAKAMHDFIKNHVEIRKLNPRAKIGINVLIVDEDFMITGTTSLELSEEHSERSVNFNTTIDSSMDQSQITNFRNEFERIWLSDQLTSDFKDELLKSLSFVYKEHSPEFAYYFTLNELFGNKIDEGVQRFERDNAGFKESIIWNMLFDFQKEAVLYAIQKINKYNGCIIADSVGLGKTFEALAVIKYFSDRQDNILVLTPAKLYNNWDSYRDNDYSDNPLSDDNIRYKVLCHTDLSRYSGTSRSGIDLERFDWSRFDLIVIDESHNFRNRVEKEESETRYQRLLETVVKKKNRTKVLLLSATPVNNNLSDLKNQISLITADRDDAYEKEGIESIGQTLRRASIVFNNWEKNGRNAKSQLYDALPKDFFDLLELLTISRSRKHITNYYNSSDIGSFPLKLPVDTHNPDIDSKHELLIFRDTLMVLEELLLAAYTPVRYIKKEYRQMYLEKYATFHKGKMIFNQEMRDNTTKILQMFNLFKRLESSVYSFEQTLSKQNARIDRYIALLSANDDTLTDESYYDDEETSLEYKLDIKVAHLDKEKYIEDLQFDKRIVEHLREQARAILDNNRDEKLAKLREIIKHKIEATPTNAGNKKILIFSAFADTANYLYDSIAQELLSNGYYCAMVSGSAKPRTTLPLDKGMRKNFDFNKILTCFSPRSKHTDIPESRQITVLIGTDCISEGQNLQDCDTVINYDIQWNPVTLIQRFGRIDRIGSTNAYIKLINFFPAVELNEYLGLESRVKKKMVQSNIVSTGDDNLLEPEMNDISFRTKQMEKLKNEVIDIDDAADTISITDLNMNQYIYELSQYIKAYPELLRVPRGIYSIAIPREIGLDREGVLFCFKYRNNEDKPNSDSSLFPYYLAFISDEEEILFDSTQARELLKRMRGLCYGKDQVNTELVQAFLKETKQTKDMGKYSHLLSKVVDSIQKVEEDNAGFTLFDFGGFKNDFANKTSDDFELVSFIIVRKEA